A part of Microthrixaceae bacterium genomic DNA contains:
- a CDS encoding inositol monophosphatase, whose protein sequence is MTDAPLTTSWLSGVLDDAAAAVSEALASAVEWGEAGTRPGQHHSDITADGAAMEVLGPTGLGVLSEESGHQIGPLPVTVVLDPLDGSTNASRRLAWWAVSLCAVDGDGPLVALVVDLRHGNRWSAVRGQGARRDGETIRTSGCIALADAIVGLNGVPDGHGGWAQYRALGSAALDLCAVADGTLDGYLDCTTDQLGSWDYLGATLICREAGGSVFDVAGRGLTTLEHGARRIPVAGATETLADSLSALHRWTRRAQDRYEEGGPGDTSPAGGRPWGDGRA, encoded by the coding sequence GTGACCGACGCGCCGTTGACCACCTCATGGCTTTCAGGAGTGCTGGACGACGCGGCCGCGGCCGTGTCGGAGGCGTTGGCGTCCGCCGTCGAATGGGGCGAGGCCGGCACCCGGCCGGGACAGCACCACAGTGATATCACCGCCGACGGTGCCGCAATGGAGGTGCTCGGGCCGACGGGTCTGGGTGTGTTGAGCGAGGAGAGCGGTCACCAGATTGGTCCTTTGCCGGTGACGGTGGTTCTGGACCCGCTGGACGGTTCCACCAACGCCTCACGGAGGCTGGCATGGTGGGCGGTGAGCCTCTGCGCCGTGGATGGAGACGGCCCGCTGGTGGCGCTGGTGGTCGATCTCCGCCATGGAAACCGCTGGAGCGCGGTTCGGGGGCAGGGGGCTCGGCGAGACGGAGAGACGATCCGCACGTCGGGCTGCATCGCTCTGGCCGATGCCATTGTCGGCCTGAACGGGGTACCTGACGGCCACGGCGGGTGGGCCCAGTACCGGGCCCTTGGGTCAGCCGCCCTAGACCTGTGCGCGGTAGCCGACGGGACCCTGGACGGCTACCTGGACTGCACCACCGATCAGCTCGGGTCCTGGGACTACCTGGGTGCGACGCTCATCTGCCGGGAGGCGGGTGGATCAGTGTTCGATGTCGCTGGCCGGGGGCTGACCACACTCGAACACGGAGCCAGAAGGATCCCGGTGGCCGGAGCGACGGAGACCTTGGCCGACAGCCTGTCGGCCTTGCACCGGTGGACCCGGCGAGCCCAGGACCGATACGAGGAAGGAGGTCCGGGTGATACCAGCCCTGCTGGTGGTCGACCCTGGGGTGACGGCCGTGCGTGA
- a CDS encoding TerC family protein, translating into MLASLTTLASPVLTPVLASGSSRAENFASFDVHPWQWGVFVGFLAVLITADLLLVHRTAHEITFREAAIESAIWIAIGLSFTGVMFWWHGGQAAGEYISGYLIEKSLSIDNVFVWAVIFSYFAVPKKYQFRTLFWGIFGALVLRAIFIFAGVALIESFEWTLAIFGLILLYSAWKIAQHDEAEVHPENNPILKLVNRFIPSTPEYDDQKLFTIKNGKRLATPLLAVLIMVETTDVIFAVDSIPAILAVSHEQFIVFSSNAFAILGLRSLYFLLNGMQDKFRYLNLGLGVILAFVGLKMLASFFLGLHPPTWLSLVVILGILAVTMVASLLADKRDDAKAAAEGSTPETPDRV; encoded by the coding sequence ATGCTTGCGTCCCTGACCACCCTGGCTTCGCCGGTCCTAACCCCGGTACTCGCCTCGGGATCGTCCCGGGCTGAGAACTTCGCCAGCTTCGACGTCCACCCCTGGCAGTGGGGTGTGTTCGTGGGGTTCCTGGCCGTTCTCATCACCGCCGACCTGCTGTTGGTGCACCGCACCGCCCACGAGATCACGTTCCGGGAAGCAGCCATCGAGTCCGCGATCTGGATCGCCATCGGCTTGTCCTTCACCGGCGTCATGTTCTGGTGGCACGGCGGTCAAGCTGCGGGCGAGTACATCTCGGGCTACCTGATCGAGAAGTCGCTGTCGATCGACAACGTGTTCGTGTGGGCGGTGATCTTCAGCTACTTCGCGGTACCGAAGAAGTACCAGTTCCGCACCCTGTTCTGGGGCATCTTCGGCGCGTTGGTGCTGCGGGCCATCTTCATCTTCGCCGGTGTGGCCCTGATCGAATCCTTCGAGTGGACGCTGGCCATCTTCGGCCTGATCCTCCTCTACTCGGCTTGGAAGATCGCCCAGCACGACGAAGCCGAGGTCCATCCCGAGAACAACCCGATCCTCAAGCTGGTCAACCGGTTCATCCCCTCCACCCCCGAATACGACGACCAGAAGCTCTTCACCATCAAGAACGGCAAGCGCCTAGCCACACCGCTGCTGGCCGTACTGATCATGGTGGAGACCACCGACGTGATCTTCGCCGTGGACTCGATCCCGGCCATTTTGGCCGTGTCCCACGAGCAGTTCATCGTGTTCAGCTCCAACGCCTTCGCCATCTTGGGCCTCCGGTCGCTGTACTTCTTGCTCAACGGCATGCAGGACAAGTTCCGCTACCTGAACCTGGGCCTCGGGGTGATCTTGGCCTTCGTCGGTCTCAAGATGCTGGCCAGCTTCTTCTTGGGGCTCCATCCTCCGACCTGGCTGTCGCTGGTGGTCATCCTCGGAATCTTGGCTGTGACCATGGTGGCGTCGCTGCTCGCCGACAAGCGGGACGACGCCAAGGCGGCCGCCGAGGGCTCTACCCCCGAGACGCCTGACCGGGTCTAA
- a CDS encoding DNA primase, which produces MGIVDEDVVRVREAADIVAVISAHTQLKRVGRSWTGLCPFHGEKSPSFSVNQEKGVFYCFGCQAKGDVITFVRDIDHLDFQGAVEQLAAKFGIAVRYTDRNEGERREARSRLREALEAAVDWYHQRLLTSPDAGAARRYLRERGLDGDTVRRYRIGWAPDDWDQLVKALPFPPKVLRDAGLGRQNKRGGTNDFFRARVLFPIFDSQGDPLGFGGRMMPGGHPPKYQNTPETTLYRKSKVLYGLNWAKDEAVRTNEFVICEGYTDVIGFASVGVGRAVATCGTALTDEHVRTLQRWAPRLVLAFDPDAAGQAAADRVYEWERKHEVEVAVAALPPGGDPADLARTDPDALRRAVTDAQPFLGFRVDRILARGSLTTPEGRGRTAETALAAIAEHPSDFVRDQYLMVVADRCHLDPDRLRASLRSGGIRPRLRRERSQNRPTRHNTPETEALRLAVTQPAEMLPLLHEILFDDERHRAVLGALIVAGGDIHRATENADPMVAEHLARLAVEDTDADPRDVRRLLLRDHSLAVLAELEREARTAVDIEPYARSISWLKTRIEAVNPDAPPSDLLEDELLDWLAQRVEDER; this is translated from the coding sequence ATGGGCATCGTCGACGAGGACGTGGTCCGCGTTCGTGAGGCCGCCGACATCGTGGCGGTGATCTCGGCTCACACCCAGCTCAAGCGGGTGGGACGTTCCTGGACCGGGCTGTGTCCGTTCCACGGAGAGAAGAGCCCATCGTTCTCGGTCAACCAGGAGAAGGGCGTCTTCTACTGCTTCGGCTGTCAGGCCAAGGGTGACGTAATCACCTTCGTGCGAGACATCGACCACCTCGACTTCCAGGGCGCGGTCGAGCAGCTGGCCGCCAAGTTCGGCATCGCCGTGCGATACACCGACCGCAACGAAGGCGAGCGACGAGAAGCCCGATCTCGGTTGCGAGAAGCGTTGGAGGCGGCGGTGGACTGGTACCACCAGCGTCTCCTGACCAGTCCCGACGCGGGCGCCGCTCGGCGCTACCTGCGGGAACGGGGGCTGGACGGAGACACCGTCCGCCGGTACCGGATCGGCTGGGCGCCAGACGACTGGGACCAACTGGTGAAGGCGTTGCCGTTCCCGCCCAAGGTGCTGCGCGACGCCGGGCTGGGGCGTCAGAACAAGCGGGGCGGCACCAACGACTTCTTCCGTGCTCGGGTGCTGTTCCCCATCTTCGACTCCCAGGGTGACCCGCTCGGTTTCGGAGGGCGCATGATGCCCGGCGGCCATCCACCCAAGTACCAGAACACCCCCGAGACCACCCTCTATCGCAAGAGCAAAGTTCTCTACGGCCTCAACTGGGCCAAAGACGAAGCGGTGCGGACCAACGAGTTCGTGATCTGTGAGGGCTACACCGATGTGATCGGCTTCGCATCGGTGGGTGTGGGCCGCGCGGTGGCCACCTGTGGGACCGCTCTCACCGACGAACACGTTCGAACCCTTCAACGCTGGGCCCCTCGGCTGGTGCTGGCCTTCGACCCCGACGCTGCCGGTCAGGCCGCGGCCGACCGGGTCTATGAGTGGGAACGCAAGCACGAGGTCGAGGTAGCGGTGGCCGCGCTACCGCCGGGCGGAGACCCCGCCGATCTGGCCCGCACCGACCCCGACGCCCTGCGTCGAGCCGTCACCGACGCACAACCCTTCCTCGGGTTCAGGGTCGACCGGATCTTGGCTCGCGGATCGCTGACCACCCCCGAGGGACGGGGCCGGACGGCCGAGACGGCGTTGGCGGCCATCGCCGAGCATCCGAGCGACTTCGTGCGAGATCAGTACCTGATGGTGGTGGCTGATCGGTGCCACCTCGATCCGGACCGGCTTCGAGCTTCCTTGCGCTCCGGTGGCATCAGGCCTCGCCTCCGCCGCGAGCGTTCTCAGAACCGGCCGACCCGCCACAACACCCCCGAGACCGAAGCGCTCCGCCTGGCGGTGACCCAGCCGGCGGAGATGTTGCCGTTGCTGCACGAGATCTTGTTCGATGACGAGCGCCACCGGGCGGTGCTGGGCGCGCTGATCGTGGCCGGAGGCGATATCCATCGGGCCACCGAGAACGCTGATCCGATGGTGGCTGAACACCTGGCTCGCCTGGCGGTGGAGGACACCGACGCCGATCCCCGCGATGTTCGTCGTCTCCTGCTCCGCGACCACTCGTTGGCCGTGCTGGCCGAGCTCGAACGAGAAGCGCGGACGGCTGTCGACATCGAGCCCTACGCCCGATCCATCTCCTGGCTCAAGACCCGGATCGAAGCGGTCAACCCCGATGCTCCTCCCAGCGACCTGCTCGAAGATGAGTTGCTAGATTGGCTGGCCCAGAGGGTGGAGGACGAGCGATGA
- a CDS encoding ABC transporter permease, translating to MKALGSRSSLGGIVLLGVFATVAVAGHLHGDSLALVGEPLTPPSATHPFGTDFLGRDLLARTGRGATTSALVAGASVGLATLIATPIGMVTGWFSHRGAAKVMRWAVELLQVVPPFVLVVVLLGLTSAPDATVFGSRLSPQWRLIMSLAIGFVPYLTRVIHAATAAERSRDHIEGLRLLGVPQREVLVGEVIPNLAPVVAVQMLLALSLSVFAEGGLSYLGMGVPAPAPTLGNLIAEAGTQLLDGAWWYAVIPGLVLVCGITGINLAADAGADHMVGLRAATDASDPTDESDMALPTTSPLEPIQREALT from the coding sequence ATGAAGGCCCTCGGATCCCGCTCCAGCCTCGGAGGCATCGTGCTCCTCGGGGTATTCGCCACCGTGGCGGTGGCCGGCCACCTCCACGGGGACTCGCTGGCGCTGGTCGGTGAACCTCTCACCCCACCCAGTGCCACCCATCCCTTCGGGACCGACTTCTTAGGACGGGACCTGCTGGCCCGAACCGGCCGCGGTGCCACCACCTCTGCTCTGGTGGCCGGCGCCTCGGTCGGTCTGGCCACCCTCATCGCCACACCGATCGGGATGGTCACCGGTTGGTTCAGCCATCGAGGCGCGGCCAAGGTCATGCGTTGGGCCGTCGAACTGTTGCAGGTCGTTCCCCCGTTCGTGCTGGTGGTGGTCCTGCTCGGCCTCACCTCTGCCCCCGATGCCACCGTGTTCGGCTCGAGGTTGTCGCCGCAGTGGAGGCTGATCATGAGCCTGGCCATCGGCTTCGTCCCCTACCTGACCCGTGTGATCCACGCGGCAACCGCGGCCGAGCGGAGTCGTGACCACATCGAAGGCCTTCGACTGCTCGGAGTTCCTCAACGAGAGGTGTTGGTCGGCGAGGTGATCCCCAACCTGGCCCCGGTGGTAGCCGTGCAGATGTTGCTGGCGCTCAGCCTTTCGGTGTTCGCCGAGGGAGGCCTCAGCTACCTGGGAATGGGAGTGCCGGCGCCGGCGCCCACCCTCGGAAACCTGATCGCAGAAGCCGGAACCCAACTCCTCGACGGCGCCTGGTGGTACGCCGTCATACCGGGGCTGGTGCTGGTGTGTGGCATAACCGGCATCAACCTGGCCGCGGACGCCGGTGCCGATCACATGGTGGGGCTCCGGGCCGCCACCGATGCCAGCGATCCCACCGATGAGTCCGACATGGCGCTACCCACAACGTCCCCCCTCGAGCCCATCCAACGGGAGGCCCTGACATGA
- a CDS encoding biliverdin-producing heme oxygenase: MTASSATVTPFSAVLAAETATDHRGAEHSPFMHALMRKTLPLAGYVDLLTQYLHVYRALEDGATALASDPTVAPFLDRALDRVPALEADISGLTARPELAGVTFSATTATETYAARIREVTTGSPAAYVAHHYTRYLGDLSGGFAIGRIVTAAYDLTPTEGGRFAVFEDIADPAEFKTNYRAALDAAPWTESERADLITEVHAAYRFNVEIFQSLDHHGA; the protein is encoded by the coding sequence ATGACCGCCAGCTCGGCCACCGTCACCCCGTTCTCGGCTGTACTCGCCGCCGAGACGGCCACCGATCACCGTGGCGCAGAACACTCTCCGTTCATGCACGCGCTGATGCGAAAGACGCTGCCCCTCGCCGGATACGTGGACCTCTTGACGCAGTACCTGCACGTTTACCGAGCACTCGAGGACGGCGCCACCGCTCTGGCATCGGATCCCACCGTGGCACCGTTCCTGGACCGGGCCTTGGACCGCGTGCCGGCGCTGGAGGCCGACATCTCCGGCCTCACCGCCCGGCCCGAGCTCGCCGGTGTCACCTTCTCGGCGACCACGGCCACCGAGACCTACGCCGCCCGCATCAGGGAGGTCACCACCGGGTCACCCGCCGCCTACGTCGCCCACCACTACACCCGCTACCTGGGAGACCTGTCGGGCGGATTCGCCATCGGACGCATCGTCACGGCTGCCTACGACCTGACCCCCACCGAGGGCGGACGCTTCGCGGTGTTCGAGGACATCGCCGACCCCGCAGAGTTCAAGACCAACTACCGGGCCGCCCTCGACGCTGCTCCCTGGACCGAGTCGGAGCGGGCCGATCTGATCACCGAGGTCCACGCTGCCTACCGGTTCAACGTGGAGATCTTCCAGAGCCTCGATCACCACGGCGCCTGA
- a CDS encoding LPXTG cell wall anchor domain-containing protein yields the protein MSRPVPPSTRSDRKRRRPSARSILGAASIALAAVAGVLTVTASPAAAAGSVSLSKTSGINPAGETLTVQGSGFDSSGTRGIYLMFCQQAAGRPTGGQCSGAQNWIGSTAMGAPVAWSGNGTFTATIDVVGTWAGVDCTDGTTVCGVVTRNDHLDGHLFDQDTFTPVSFAVDEPPTTTEAETTTTQPGATTTTKPTTTTVPSGNRPAVSLSASTDLADREVITVSGTGFAPNQGLYVQTCAAPEGESGTAAGRADNCYPEQDGTHTVWINPVGSDGTWSTDLTVAALFGDVDCRVDACGVSVRRDHSGGATDFSQDVFVPITFGSGTVAPPTGSARLSITPSSNLVSGQKVTVDGEGFKPGRSVFVGVCDDTVANFAACDFTNVVEATASAGTARLGGPGSFSISLVVRSTFGSTNCQATTARCVIATWAVSGDDTAVQVMSPISFRTAGGSASGPGGSTTPLPRTGTDATTPVAVALLALTAGFGLLAADRRRRMA from the coding sequence ATGTCCCGCCCTGTTCCGCCCTCGACCCGATCGGACCGTAAGCGTCGGCGCCCGTCGGCCCGCTCGATCCTCGGTGCTGCGTCGATCGCTCTGGCCGCTGTGGCTGGAGTCCTGACCGTCACCGCCAGTCCAGCGGCCGCCGCCGGCTCGGTGTCGCTCAGCAAGACCTCGGGCATCAACCCCGCCGGTGAGACCCTCACCGTGCAAGGCTCGGGCTTCGACTCCTCGGGGACCCGCGGCATCTACTTGATGTTCTGTCAGCAGGCAGCGGGTCGCCCCACCGGCGGGCAGTGCTCCGGTGCCCAGAACTGGATCGGTAGCACCGCCATGGGAGCCCCGGTGGCTTGGAGCGGCAACGGAACCTTCACCGCCACCATCGATGTTGTCGGAACCTGGGCCGGCGTCGACTGCACCGATGGGACGACCGTTTGTGGCGTCGTCACCCGCAACGACCACCTCGACGGTCACCTCTTCGATCAGGACACGTTCACACCGGTGAGCTTCGCCGTCGACGAGCCTCCGACCACCACCGAGGCCGAGACCACCACGACCCAACCCGGGGCCACCACCACCACGAAGCCGACGACAACCACCGTGCCATCGGGGAACCGCCCCGCGGTGTCGCTGAGCGCGTCGACGGACCTGGCTGACCGTGAGGTCATCACCGTCTCCGGTACCGGCTTCGCTCCCAACCAGGGCCTGTACGTCCAGACGTGCGCCGCTCCCGAGGGTGAGTCGGGCACGGCGGCCGGTCGGGCCGACAACTGCTACCCCGAGCAGGACGGCACCCACACCGTGTGGATCAACCCGGTGGGTAGCGATGGAACCTGGAGCACCGACCTGACGGTGGCGGCGCTCTTCGGCGACGTCGACTGTCGTGTCGACGCGTGTGGTGTGTCTGTCCGCCGAGACCACAGCGGCGGTGCCACCGACTTCTCTCAGGACGTCTTCGTCCCGATCACGTTCGGTTCGGGAACGGTCGCCCCGCCAACCGGGTCGGCCCGGCTGTCGATCACACCATCGTCGAACCTGGTGTCGGGTCAGAAGGTCACCGTGGACGGCGAGGGCTTCAAGCCCGGTCGCTCGGTGTTCGTCGGCGTATGTGACGACACCGTCGCCAACTTCGCCGCGTGTGACTTCACCAACGTCGTGGAGGCGACGGCGTCGGCTGGCACCGCCCGTCTCGGTGGACCTGGCTCGTTCAGCATCTCGCTGGTGGTCCGCTCCACCTTCGGTTCCACCAACTGCCAGGCCACCACGGCTCGCTGCGTCATCGCGACCTGGGCCGTCTCGGGTGACGACACCGCGGTTCAGGTGATGTCGCCGATCAGTTTCCGTACCGCCGGTGGTTCAGCATCGGGACCGGGTGGGTCCACCACTCCGCTGCCCCGCACTGGAACCGATGCCACCACTCCGGTAGCTGTCGCTCTGCTGGCCCTGACCGCCGGTTTCGGCCTGCTCGCCGCTGACCGCCGGCGCCGCATGGCTTAG
- a CDS encoding TetR/AcrR family transcriptional regulator encodes MLTASTPGDCCSSRSAACCTSGYDDLTLAEVARDAGLARTAIYNYFPDKESLLVAYATAETAGFVARLDDALRTVDNPVDQLRTYVRLHLEYFSANHLPPGPTLRVLLPETAAERLMEHVGVLESRLYDIIRRGRDRRYLRAEDIDATVAMIAACIGRAGSDANSAGSIREAVDAAEAFVLRAVDARVAADGTPRRLPRR; translated from the coding sequence ATGCTCACCGCGAGCACACCCGGGGACTGCTGTTCGAGTCGTTCGGCCGCCTGTTGTACCAGCGGCTACGACGACTTGACCCTGGCCGAGGTAGCGCGGGATGCAGGTCTGGCCCGTACCGCGATCTACAACTACTTCCCCGACAAGGAGTCTCTGCTGGTGGCCTACGCCACCGCCGAGACCGCCGGGTTCGTGGCCCGCCTCGATGATGCCTTGCGAACCGTCGACAACCCGGTGGACCAGCTTCGTACATACGTGCGCCTGCACCTCGAGTACTTCTCGGCCAACCACCTGCCCCCCGGCCCGACCCTTCGGGTCCTCCTACCGGAGACAGCGGCCGAACGTCTCATGGAACACGTCGGGGTGCTCGAGAGCCGCCTGTACGACATCATCCGGCGGGGTCGGGATCGGCGCTACCTACGAGCCGAGGACATAGATGCCACGGTGGCCATGATCGCAGCCTGCATCGGGCGGGCCGGCAGCGACGCCAACTCAGCCGGTTCGATCCGGGAAGCGGTCGACGCGGCCGAGGCCTTCGTGTTGCGGGCCGTGGATGCTCGGGTGGCAGCCGACGGGACACCGCGCCGTCTCCCCCGCCGCTGA
- a CDS encoding NUDIX hydrolase — protein MRDRVHLLALRLYARLPRRSRRRVVRALTPSYTVGAICLIEGSGDEVLLLRQVYRRDWGVPGGHLKRGEAPDAAVRREALEEVGLALDLIGEPAVVVDADARRVDVVYRATPAAGFEPDLVKAVSPEIAEVGWFSLRDLPDLQEETVQALEALGAWGNR, from the coding sequence GTGCGTGACCGCGTCCACCTGCTGGCCCTGAGGTTGTACGCCCGACTGCCGCGCCGATCCCGGCGTCGAGTGGTTCGTGCGCTGACGCCGTCCTACACGGTTGGAGCGATCTGTCTGATCGAGGGCTCGGGAGACGAGGTCCTCCTGTTGCGCCAGGTCTACCGCCGGGATTGGGGAGTGCCTGGAGGTCACCTCAAGCGGGGCGAGGCCCCCGACGCGGCGGTCCGACGTGAGGCGCTCGAGGAGGTGGGGCTGGCCCTGGACCTGATCGGCGAGCCGGCGGTGGTCGTCGACGCCGATGCTCGCCGAGTGGATGTCGTCTATCGGGCGACTCCCGCCGCCGGTTTTGAGCCCGACCTGGTCAAGGCCGTGTCACCCGAGATCGCCGAGGTGGGCTGGTTCTCGCTCCGTGACCTTCCTGATCTCCAGGAGGAAACGGTGCAGGCTCTGGAGGCGCTAGGCGCTTGGGGCAACCGCTAG
- a CDS encoding LON peptidase substrate-binding domain-containing protein, producing the protein MGAVNPDERSPTGDEGSEMAMFPLGTVLVPGMSLPLHVFEKRYRVMMDRCLAASREFEVTLIERGSEVGGGDVRTAVGAVARILEADQAPDGRWGVLAVGTRRIRVRSWLDDDPYPRALVSEWPDVKPQNGAAVESAYTDLVRRARSVLAQLAELGFPARPLAEIDSHPDPGLWELALMLPFGAMDRYHLLCSDGPASRVVLMAELMDGLEIEVKARMAEG; encoded by the coding sequence ATGGGAGCGGTCAACCCCGACGAGAGGTCGCCGACCGGGGACGAGGGTTCGGAGATGGCGATGTTCCCGCTGGGTACGGTGCTGGTGCCGGGCATGAGCCTTCCCCTGCACGTCTTCGAGAAGCGCTACCGGGTGATGATGGACCGCTGCCTGGCCGCAAGCCGTGAGTTCGAGGTCACGCTGATCGAACGGGGGAGCGAGGTCGGGGGCGGAGATGTGAGGACCGCGGTTGGTGCGGTGGCGCGGATCCTGGAAGCCGATCAAGCGCCCGATGGTCGGTGGGGTGTGCTGGCGGTCGGGACCAGGCGGATCCGTGTTCGGAGCTGGCTCGACGACGATCCCTACCCCCGGGCCCTGGTGTCAGAGTGGCCCGACGTCAAACCTCAAAACGGCGCTGCGGTTGAATCTGCCTACACCGACCTGGTGCGCCGAGCCCGGTCGGTGCTGGCGCAGTTGGCCGAGTTGGGGTTCCCGGCCCGGCCGCTCGCCGAGATCGACAGTCACCCAGACCCGGGGCTGTGGGAACTGGCGCTGATGCTTCCATTCGGTGCCATGGACCGCTACCACCTCCTGTGCTCGGATGGGCCCGCGTCCCGGGTGGTGCTCATGGCCGAGTTGATGGACGGACTCGAGATCGAGGTGAAGGCCAGGATGGCCGAGGGATAG
- a CDS encoding ABC transporter permease, producing the protein MTGYVISRTGSFFVSLFIGLSLLFLLLHALPGGETAGLAPSVAADPEALAAVIADQGLDRPLAIQYRDHMFGIARGDLGVSYTDGSPVADSVGPAAAVSLQLGILAAVLGMPTGLIAGAAAALRPRRGVDGTVRVMALLGVSIPSYWLAVLLLVYVGDRWPELVPRPATFGTGSTDIATDLRALVLPALVLAVGAFGMVARTIRSALIDVLGADDVRFARAMGLSDRQVLTRIALRNAAPAAVTVAGMVAAGLLAGTVLVENVFQVPGLGQLLITSFGRHDHPVAIAAASVTAVAYLGMNLLVDVTVRAVGPHTETAQPARTGAWRHRQRDLGTPPETVTAT; encoded by the coding sequence ATGACCGGTTACGTGATCAGTCGTACCGGGTCGTTCTTCGTGAGCCTGTTCATCGGGCTGTCCTTGTTGTTCCTCCTGCTCCACGCCCTTCCGGGCGGGGAGACCGCTGGCCTGGCCCCATCGGTGGCCGCCGACCCCGAGGCGCTGGCCGCGGTGATCGCCGACCAGGGCCTGGATCGCCCCCTAGCCATCCAGTACCGAGACCACATGTTCGGGATCGCCCGAGGTGACCTGGGCGTGTCCTATACCGATGGCTCCCCGGTGGCCGACTCGGTTGGACCGGCGGCGGCAGTCTCCCTCCAACTCGGCATCCTGGCCGCAGTCTTGGGCATGCCCACCGGACTGATCGCCGGAGCCGCCGCCGCGCTTCGTCCTCGACGAGGCGTCGACGGCACCGTGCGAGTGATGGCCTTGCTGGGAGTGTCGATCCCCTCGTACTGGCTGGCCGTGCTGTTGTTGGTCTACGTCGGTGATCGGTGGCCAGAACTGGTTCCCCGCCCTGCCACCTTCGGAACCGGATCGACCGACATCGCCACAGACCTGCGGGCGCTTGTCCTTCCCGCCTTGGTGCTGGCCGTCGGGGCCTTCGGCATGGTCGCCCGCACCATCCGCTCCGCTCTGATCGATGTCTTGGGTGCAGACGACGTTCGCTTCGCTCGGGCCATGGGGCTGTCGGACCGCCAGGTGCTCACCCGCATAGCCCTCCGCAACGCCGCACCGGCCGCGGTCACCGTGGCCGGGATGGTGGCCGCCGGGCTGCTGGCTGGAACGGTCCTGGTCGAGAACGTGTTCCAGGTCCCTGGACTGGGACAGCTCCTTATCACGTCGTTCGGGCGCCACGATCATCCCGTCGCCATCGCCGCGGCATCAGTGACCGCCGTCGCCTACCTGGGCATGAACCTGTTGGTAGATGTCACCGTTCGCGCCGTGGGTCCTCACACCGAAACGGCCCAGCCGGCCCGAACCGGTGCATGGCGGCACCGGCAGCGGGATCTGGGCACTCCACCCGAGACGGTGACAGCCACATGA
- a CDS encoding DUF2470 domain-containing protein, with protein MTTNSQPAPSPFSPEVQAAVVAHMNGDHPGDNLMIVQALGGAGSATAATMTGYNEDGATFDANVDGENVAVTVPWAEPILERATIRHEVVRMYNEACAILGVTPRGEGDH; from the coding sequence ATGACCACCAACTCCCAGCCTGCCCCGTCCCCGTTCAGCCCCGAGGTCCAGGCGGCCGTCGTCGCCCACATGAACGGCGACCACCCAGGGGACAACCTGATGATCGTGCAAGCGCTGGGGGGTGCTGGGTCGGCCACCGCCGCCACCATGACCGGCTACAACGAGGATGGCGCCACCTTCGATGCGAACGTCGACGGCGAAAACGTCGCGGTGACCGTACCGTGGGCCGAACCGATCCTGGAACGGGCCACCATCCGCCACGAAGTCGTTCGCATGTACAACGAGGCGTGCGCCATCCTCGGGGTCACCCCTCGGGGCGAGGGCGACCATTGA